Proteins co-encoded in one Thermomicrobiales bacterium genomic window:
- a CDS encoding RNA polymerase sigma factor encodes MASSSVVSVDTAPSIVVDPIDELIVRARKGDRNAFGAIYERHFNELYWHALRLTGDPNDAADVTQEAFARALVALPKTAGAMNVRAWLYRIVTNACHDLGRQRARSATTNLSPEIAAAIPDHDATTDPERWLLRREAQSEVSGALGRMSNRSRTLLLLRERDELSCAEIGERLGASRAAVKSGLFRARHELRRLYDAERDAA; translated from the coding sequence GTGGCATCCTCTTCCGTCGTGTCAGTCGACACCGCGCCGAGCATCGTTGTCGACCCCATCGATGAGTTGATTGTGCGCGCTCGAAAGGGCGATCGGAATGCGTTCGGAGCGATCTACGAACGACATTTCAACGAACTGTACTGGCACGCGCTGCGGTTGACCGGAGACCCGAACGACGCCGCCGACGTCACTCAGGAGGCGTTCGCCCGCGCCCTTGTGGCGCTCCCAAAGACAGCCGGGGCGATGAACGTCCGCGCCTGGCTCTATCGGATCGTGACAAATGCCTGCCACGATCTTGGCCGCCAGCGCGCCCGCTCTGCAACGACCAATCTGTCGCCGGAGATCGCAGCCGCTATTCCCGACCATGACGCGACGACCGACCCGGAGCGATGGCTGCTGCGCCGTGAGGCACAGTCCGAGGTCTCCGGCGCCCTCGGGCGGATGAGCAACCGCTCGCGGACGTTGCTACTGCTGAGAGAGCGCGATGAGCTGTCGTGCGCCGAGATCGGCGAGCGGCTCGGCGCGTCGCGGGCGGCGGTGAAGTCGGGCCTGTTCCGCGCCCGGCACGAGTTGCGGCGACTCTACGACGCCGAACGGGACGCGGCCTGA
- a CDS encoding metal ABC transporter permease yields MTAQQTILLTAIFAGASCSLVGVFLVLRRMAMMADAISHAILPGLVAAYVLANGPNLLAGIAGASAAGLLTVVLVEALQRSGRVKSDGAIGIVFPALFAIGTLAISRWFANVHLDADAILYGEIAFAPFDRLIIAGYDLGSQPLIVLVALTAINFALLLLFFKELKLATFDPGLAAALGFSPALIHYGLMAGVSATTVGGFAAVGAILVVALMIVPAATAYLLTDRLGWMVAIAVAVGAGSGVVGYQIAWALDVSISGMIAVVMGAAFGLAATFSPSHGIVARTIRRGRQRDRFAADVLLLHLDHHPAGVESLARLETRLRWPAARLDGAARRIQAERLATVQAGELRLTELGRAEAARIASGLGVASAD; encoded by the coding sequence ATGACGGCGCAACAGACAATCCTGCTGACGGCGATCTTCGCGGGCGCGTCCTGCTCGCTGGTCGGCGTCTTCCTCGTCCTGCGGCGGATGGCGATGATGGCCGACGCGATCAGCCACGCGATCCTGCCGGGGTTGGTCGCCGCCTACGTCCTGGCGAACGGGCCGAACCTGCTGGCCGGCATCGCCGGGGCGAGTGCAGCCGGGCTCCTGACGGTTGTGCTGGTCGAAGCGTTGCAGCGCAGTGGGCGAGTGAAGTCGGACGGCGCGATTGGGATCGTCTTTCCGGCGCTGTTCGCGATCGGCACGCTGGCGATCTCGCGCTGGTTCGCGAACGTCCATCTCGACGCCGACGCGATCCTCTACGGCGAGATCGCCTTCGCTCCGTTCGACCGGCTGATCATCGCTGGCTACGACCTCGGCTCGCAGCCGCTGATCGTGCTGGTGGCGCTGACGGCGATCAATTTCGCCTTGCTGCTGTTGTTCTTCAAGGAGCTGAAGCTGGCGACGTTCGACCCTGGCCTGGCGGCGGCGCTGGGGTTCTCGCCCGCGCTGATCCACTACGGGCTGATGGCGGGAGTCTCGGCGACGACGGTCGGCGGATTCGCGGCGGTCGGCGCCATCCTCGTGGTCGCGCTGATGATCGTGCCGGCCGCAACAGCCTATCTGCTGACCGACCGGCTGGGCTGGATGGTCGCGATCGCGGTCGCCGTCGGCGCGGGTTCGGGGGTTGTCGGCTACCAGATCGCCTGGGCGCTGGACGTGTCGATCAGCGGGATGATCGCGGTCGTAATGGGCGCAGCATTCGGGCTGGCGGCGACCTTCTCGCCATCCCACGGCATCGTCGCCCGTACGATTCGGCGCGGTCGGCAGCGTGATCGATTCGCGGCGGACGTGCTGCTGCTGCACCTCGATCACCACCCGGCCGGGGTTGAATCGCTGGCCCGGCTCGAGACCAGGCTGCGCTGGCCGGCCGCTCGCCTGGACGGCGCCGCGCGACGCATTCAGGCCGAACGCCTGGCCACCGTCCAGGCCGGCGAGCTGCGGCTGACCGAGCTGGGGCGAGCCGAGGCGGCGCGGATCGCCAGTGGGCTGGGCGTCGCCAGCGCCGACTAA
- a CDS encoding iron chelate uptake ABC transporter family permease subunit translates to MLPQILHDLLFDYTLRTVALGSALLGIVGGVLGTFAVLRRQGLVGDALAHAALPGIALAFILSGSRTPAVLMLGAAVSGWLGTLLILRIVRDTRISEDTALGIVLTVFFGMGIVLLTYIQHGGDASQAGLDRYLFGQAATLVAEDVRAMAIVGAVALAIVAVLFKELKLLAFDPEFAASLGFPTDRLSVLLTSAIVLAVVIGLQTVGVVLMAAMLVAPAAAARQWTNRLGVMVLLSGVFGAMAGVIGAMISVTARRVPTGPMIVLCATALVIVSLLFAPERGLVWDAVRRRAMRREALASGPWGAP, encoded by the coding sequence GTGCTGCCACAGATTCTCCACGACCTCCTGTTCGACTACACCCTGCGCACCGTCGCACTCGGGTCGGCGCTCCTCGGGATCGTCGGCGGGGTGCTGGGGACGTTCGCCGTCCTGCGCCGTCAAGGACTGGTCGGCGACGCGCTGGCGCACGCCGCACTGCCTGGCATCGCGCTGGCGTTCATCCTGTCCGGCTCGCGGACGCCGGCCGTGCTGATGCTCGGCGCGGCAGTCTCCGGCTGGCTGGGCACGCTGCTCATCCTGCGGATCGTCCGCGACACGCGGATCAGCGAGGACACCGCGCTCGGCATCGTGCTGACCGTCTTCTTCGGCATGGGGATCGTGTTGTTGACGTATATCCAGCACGGCGGGGACGCTAGCCAGGCGGGGCTGGATCGCTATCTGTTCGGGCAGGCGGCGACGCTGGTCGCCGAGGACGTCCGGGCGATGGCGATCGTCGGCGCGGTGGCACTGGCGATCGTCGCGGTCCTGTTCAAGGAGCTGAAGCTGCTGGCGTTCGATCCGGAGTTTGCAGCCAGTCTGGGGTTCCCGACCGACCGGCTAAGCGTGCTGCTGACCTCGGCGATCGTTCTGGCGGTCGTGATCGGGTTGCAGACGGTCGGCGTGGTGCTGATGGCCGCGATGCTCGTCGCGCCGGCCGCGGCAGCGCGGCAGTGGACAAACCGGCTGGGTGTGATGGTGCTGCTCTCCGGCGTCTTTGGCGCGATGGCCGGGGTGATCGGCGCGATGATCAGCGTGACCGCCCGGCGCGTGCCGACCGGGCCAATGATCGTCCTCTGCGCGACGGCGCTGGTGATCGTCTCGCTGCTCTTCGCCCCGGAGCGCGGACTGGTCTGGGACGCTGTCCGGCGGCGGGCGATGAGACGAGAGGCGCTGGCATCCGGGCCATGGGGGGCGCCATGA
- a CDS encoding phosphatase PAP2 family protein — protein MPTLTFNPFDWNTAAYAFLMLLCLVVRWLIPASHQRSVRLIREVLMIAPAALFYFLVRGLAHARLEVALAHAHHIIDVEARLGLFHESWLQQQIMTHDWLVDVVNWIYIWGHWPFLAGVFAWLVIAHPNAYPKYRNTMFLSGLIGMSIFLFYPVAPPRLVPDIGLVDTVTLRSDAYRVLQPPALTNPYAAFPSLHFGWDLMAGMAVFLEARRWWTRAIGVIMPVLMYTAIVLTANHFIIDGIAGGFIVVSSYLIVTRVAPIWQRSIVPTAPASGMPSASWANEETPSPPPFPSAGSGARSPGPESSTAVAAARGRALAIATLPRPFVVAHRFGNTVEQLHSAEAAGVDLVEADIWLYRGRLEVRHSKTIGPVPILWDRWSIESGRKPRFTLDQLLGQLASDTSLFIDLKHGVPGLPASLVAAWRATHGDDPLLVCSQDWRLLDELRAWEQVTVVHSIGNLRQLDRVWPRLERDDHDAISIHYRLLNAEIVTALKERVSTVITWPINTEERLDQILAWGVDGFTTDNLDLARRFVEQRAAEG, from the coding sequence TTGCCAACGCTCACGTTTAACCCATTCGACTGGAACACTGCGGCCTACGCTTTTCTGATGCTCCTGTGTCTCGTCGTGCGCTGGCTGATTCCAGCGTCACATCAGCGCAGCGTCCGGCTGATCCGCGAAGTGCTGATGATCGCGCCGGCGGCACTGTTCTACTTCCTCGTTCGCGGATTGGCGCACGCTCGCCTCGAGGTCGCCCTCGCTCACGCCCACCACATCATCGACGTCGAGGCACGGCTCGGACTGTTCCACGAGTCGTGGCTGCAACAGCAGATCATGACGCACGACTGGTTGGTCGATGTCGTCAACTGGATCTATATCTGGGGGCACTGGCCATTCCTGGCTGGCGTCTTTGCGTGGCTCGTCATTGCCCACCCGAACGCCTATCCGAAATATCGAAATACGATGTTCCTCTCGGGATTGATCGGGATGTCGATCTTTTTGTTCTATCCGGTCGCGCCGCCTCGCCTCGTGCCGGATATCGGCCTGGTCGACACGGTAACGCTGCGATCCGACGCCTATCGCGTCCTTCAGCCGCCTGCGCTGACCAACCCGTATGCCGCCTTTCCCAGCCTGCATTTCGGCTGGGATCTGATGGCCGGGATGGCGGTCTTCTTGGAGGCGCGTCGCTGGTGGACGCGCGCGATCGGCGTCATCATGCCGGTGCTGATGTATACCGCTATCGTGCTGACTGCCAATCATTTCATCATCGACGGAATAGCCGGCGGGTTCATTGTCGTGAGCAGCTACCTGATCGTGACTCGCGTCGCGCCGATCTGGCAGCGTTCGATCGTCCCGACCGCGCCCGCGTCAGGCATGCCATCTGCGTCCTGGGCTAACGAAGAGACGCCCTCGCCCCCCCCGTTCCCATCTGCTGGGAGCGGCGCGCGCTCGCCGGGACCGGAGAGCTCGACAGCCGTCGCCGCGGCGCGGGGACGCGCGTTAGCGATCGCGACGCTTCCTCGTCCCTTCGTCGTCGCTCACCGGTTCGGCAACACAGTGGAGCAGCTGCACAGTGCGGAGGCAGCCGGCGTCGACCTCGTCGAAGCCGACATCTGGCTCTATCGCGGCCGGCTGGAGGTGCGGCATTCGAAGACGATCGGCCCGGTCCCCATTCTCTGGGATCGCTGGTCGATCGAGAGTGGGCGCAAGCCGCGCTTCACGCTCGACCAGCTTCTGGGCCAGCTTGCGTCGGATACGAGCCTCTTCATTGACCTCAAGCATGGTGTGCCCGGCCTGCCGGCCTCGCTCGTCGCCGCCTGGCGCGCTACCCACGGTGACGACCCGCTGCTGGTCTGCTCGCAAGACTGGCGACTGCTCGATGAGCTTCGTGCCTGGGAGCAGGTTACCGTCGTCCACTCGATCGGCAACCTGCGCCAGCTCGACCGTGTCTGGCCGCGGCTGGAGCGTGACGACCACGACGCGATCTCCATTCACTACCGGCTGCTGAACGCCGAGATCGTCACCGCGCTGAAGGAACGTGTCTCGACGGTAATCACCTGGCCGATCAATACGGAGGAAAGGCTGGATCAGATCCTCGCCTGGGGCGTCGATGGCTTTACGACCGATAATCTCGATCTGGCGCGACGCTTCGTCGAGCAGCGCGCCGCCGAGGGTTAG
- a CDS encoding metallophosphoesterase — translation MADRNRRNHSWPGAFAPDRLLAHGVAICDSTSPPYDIVGDVHGCIDELRDLLDRLGYQLDGDIARHPAGRTLAFLGDLNDRGPGSIAVWSIAVASLAAGTALYVPGNHDSKFARYLMGRDVHLTYGLAETVNELLALPPRRRDALGAAIADLLATTPPYRILDRGHLVIAHAGIEEWMIGRVDREISAFCRFGEPTGERSPWGFPIRRDWAASYRGDALVVYGHTPMHAAEWRNNTINIDTGCAFGGTLTALRYPEREIVDVPSHRSYAEPSMEARVNPPPSPVAAGDS, via the coding sequence TTGGCTGACAGAAACAGACGAAACCACTCGTGGCCCGGCGCATTCGCCCCCGACCGGCTACTTGCGCATGGCGTCGCCATCTGCGATTCAACGTCCCCACCCTACGACATCGTCGGCGATGTCCACGGCTGTATCGATGAGCTGCGGGATCTGCTGGACCGCCTTGGCTATCAGCTTGACGGCGATATCGCCCGCCATCCGGCCGGCCGGACGCTGGCTTTTCTCGGCGACCTTAACGACCGTGGGCCAGGCAGCATCGCGGTCTGGTCGATCGCGGTCGCCTCGCTGGCAGCTGGCACGGCGCTCTACGTGCCAGGCAACCACGACAGCAAGTTCGCTCGCTATCTGATGGGCCGCGATGTCCATCTCACCTACGGGCTGGCCGAGACGGTCAATGAGCTGCTGGCGCTTCCACCACGCCGCCGTGATGCGTTGGGCGCGGCGATCGCCGATCTGCTAGCCACGACACCGCCCTACCGTATTCTCGACCGCGGCCACCTTGTGATCGCTCATGCCGGCATCGAGGAATGGATGATCGGACGGGTCGACCGGGAGATCTCCGCCTTCTGTCGCTTCGGCGAGCCGACCGGGGAGCGCTCGCCCTGGGGCTTCCCCATCCGCCGCGATTGGGCTGCAAGCTATCGCGGGGACGCGCTCGTCGTCTACGGACACACGCCGATGCACGCTGCCGAATGGCGGAATAACACGATCAACATCGACACCGGCTGCGCGTTCGGCGGCACGCTGACCGCCCTGCGCTACCCCGAGCGGGAGATCGTCGATGTTCCGTCCCACCGCTCCTACGCCGAGCCATCGATGGAGGCGCGGGTCAACCCGCCACCCTCGCCTGTCGCCGCCGGTGACAGCTGA
- a CDS encoding lysylphosphatidylglycerol synthase transmembrane domain-containing protein, producing the protein MPIVRAFVRQGRMVLSRYGIFIWLALLTLLAVGFVSRQQAEIQQIGAALADADRFWLAGIVVAQLVALVLSGLTYKVILRRLGHHVRLHQVVDLHLQRHVVGTLTPASGPASVYVLIRNLAQRGVSTDDALLTTTLRSATGYASFVLLLIPTFLFHRPSGIALIGAAILVSMLAVMTALISLLLRQRRHAHASGPLQRHLPKRVVAFVDHARDYGIRGQDLALPFVVGLAQNLVSAVTLFVALRAMHQDVSPVVVLVGFTAGTMFSLVAPVFQGIGLVEVSMALALQQMGVPVPAAVGAALLFRVGDVWLPLFLGLAAQAGRQEVVQTAASHLPQVAAAAVGLGALIAGASDGTLLPVLGSRGALGPDDLISLVVAVAGAAGLAWAVSHWRPSQRLRTVAVGNLAIALPVVGLLYMPHLVGLFNLFA; encoded by the coding sequence ATGCCAATCGTTCGCGCTTTCGTTCGACAGGGCCGGATGGTCCTCTCCCGATACGGCATCTTCATCTGGTTGGCGCTCCTTACCCTCCTCGCGGTCGGTTTCGTTTCCCGCCAGCAAGCTGAAATTCAACAGATTGGCGCGGCGCTAGCGGACGCCGATCGATTCTGGCTGGCCGGCATCGTTGTCGCGCAGCTTGTCGCGCTTGTCCTCTCTGGCCTGACCTATAAGGTCATCCTGCGCCGGCTGGGTCATCACGTCCGCCTGCACCAGGTCGTCGACCTTCACCTGCAGCGCCATGTCGTCGGCACGCTGACGCCGGCCAGTGGTCCGGCGTCGGTCTACGTGCTCATTCGTAACCTGGCCCAGCGTGGCGTCTCGACTGACGATGCGCTGCTGACGACGACGCTGCGCAGCGCAACCGGCTACGCGTCGTTCGTCCTGCTGCTGATCCCGACGTTCTTGTTCCACCGACCGTCCGGTATCGCGCTGATCGGCGCGGCGATCCTCGTCAGCATGCTTGCTGTCATGACGGCATTGATTTCGCTCCTGTTGCGTCAGCGTCGACATGCTCACGCAAGCGGTCCGCTCCAGCGCCATCTGCCGAAGCGTGTCGTTGCGTTTGTCGATCATGCCCGCGACTATGGCATCCGTGGGCAGGATCTGGCGTTGCCGTTTGTGGTGGGGTTGGCCCAGAACCTGGTAAGCGCCGTTACGCTGTTCGTCGCCCTGCGGGCGATGCACCAGGATGTCTCGCCAGTCGTGGTGCTCGTCGGGTTCACGGCCGGGACGATGTTCAGCCTCGTCGCTCCCGTCTTCCAGGGTATCGGGCTGGTTGAGGTGTCGATGGCGCTTGCGCTGCAGCAGATGGGGGTGCCGGTGCCGGCCGCGGTCGGCGCAGCGTTGCTCTTCCGCGTTGGCGATGTCTGGCTGCCACTGTTCCTTGGCCTGGCCGCTCAGGCCGGCCGCCAGGAAGTCGTGCAGACCGCGGCGAGCCATCTGCCACAGGTCGCAGCCGCTGCGGTGGGACTTGGCGCGCTGATCGCTGGCGCCAGCGACGGCACACTGCTGCCGGTGCTCGGCTCGCGCGGGGCGCTCGGCCCGGACGATCTCATTTCGTTGGTGGTCGCCGTTGCCGGCGCGGCCGGGCTTGCCTGGGCGGTCAGCCACTGGCGACCGAGCCAGCGATTGCGGACTGTTGCCGTCGGCAATCTGGCCATCGCGTTGCCGGTCGTCGGGCTGCTCTATATGCCGCACCTGGTCGGCCTTTTCAACCTCTTCGCCTGA